The Corynebacterium pseudopelargi genome contains a region encoding:
- the secA gene encoding preprotein translocase subunit SecA: protein MLGLSKMLRVGEGRAVKRLKKIAESVLELDEEYSALSDEELKAKTSEFQRRIQEGESLDDLLLEAFATAREASYRVLGQKHYLVQVMGGAALHFGNVAEMRTGEGKTLTCVLPAYLNALEGKGVHVVTVNDYLAKRDAEWMGRVHRWLGLEVGVILSEMRPEERRQAYNADITYGTNNELGFDYLRDNMVRSLDDLVQRGHHYAIVDEVDSILIDEARTPLIISGPVDGSSQWYSVFAQLAPLMKKDIHYEVDERKRTIGIKEEGVGFVEDQLGIDNLYAPEHSQLVSYLNNSLKAKELFTRDKDYIVRKGEVLIVDDFTGRVLAGRRYNEGMHQAIEAKESVEIKNENQTLATITLQNYFRLYDKLAGMTGTAETEASELYQVYKLHVMAIPTNRENQREDMTDLVYKTQEAKFEAVVEDIAERVAKGQPVLVGTTSVERSEYLSKLLQRRGIKHNVLNAKFHEQEAQIVAQAGLPGAVTVATNMAGRGTDIVLGGNPDIIADLNLRERGLDPVDTPEEYEAAWDEELARVKARGEKLADEVRDAGGLYVLGTERHESRRIDNQLRGRAGRQGDPGTTRFYLSMRDDLMVRFVGQSMENMMNRLNVPDNVPIEAKMVTNSIKGVQTQVENQNFEMRKNVLKYDEVMNEQRKVIYRERREILEAADIADNVQHMIDDTINAYVDGATANGYVEDWDLDSLWHALESLYGPRVSSEELIEGSEYGASGELGAEDLREALLDDAHAQYKELETMVASVGGDSQMRNLERMVILPVIDQKWREHLYEMDYLKEGIGLRAMAQRDPLVEYQKEGGDMFNAMKDGIKEETVRQLFMVRKQFEQQEQPTAAE from the coding sequence GTGCTTGGACTTTCTAAAATGCTTCGCGTCGGTGAAGGGCGTGCGGTAAAGCGCCTGAAAAAGATCGCCGAAAGCGTGCTCGAGCTCGACGAAGAGTACTCGGCTTTGAGCGATGAGGAACTCAAGGCCAAAACTTCTGAGTTCCAGCGCCGCATTCAAGAAGGCGAATCCCTGGATGATTTGCTGCTTGAAGCCTTCGCCACCGCCCGCGAAGCCTCCTACCGCGTGCTTGGCCAGAAGCACTATTTGGTGCAGGTGATGGGTGGCGCTGCCTTGCACTTCGGCAACGTAGCCGAGATGCGCACCGGTGAGGGCAAAACCTTGACCTGTGTGCTGCCCGCGTACCTCAATGCCCTTGAGGGCAAGGGCGTGCACGTGGTCACCGTGAATGATTACCTTGCCAAGCGTGACGCCGAGTGGATGGGTCGTGTGCACCGTTGGCTCGGCCTTGAGGTGGGCGTGATTTTGTCTGAAATGCGCCCGGAGGAACGTCGACAAGCCTATAACGCCGATATCACCTACGGCACCAACAATGAGCTGGGCTTTGATTACCTGCGCGATAATATGGTGCGCTCTTTGGATGATCTGGTGCAGCGCGGACACCACTATGCCATCGTGGACGAGGTGGACTCGATCCTGATCGACGAGGCCCGTACTCCGCTAATTATTTCCGGCCCGGTGGATGGTTCCTCCCAGTGGTACTCGGTATTTGCGCAGCTCGCGCCGCTGATGAAGAAGGACATTCACTATGAAGTGGATGAGCGCAAGCGCACCATCGGCATCAAAGAAGAAGGCGTTGGCTTTGTAGAAGACCAGCTCGGCATTGACAATCTCTATGCCCCCGAGCACTCCCAGTTGGTCAGCTACCTCAATAATTCGCTCAAGGCCAAGGAGCTGTTTACCCGCGATAAGGATTACATCGTGCGTAAGGGCGAGGTGCTCATCGTTGACGATTTCACCGGCCGTGTGCTGGCGGGACGCCGCTATAACGAAGGTATGCACCAGGCCATTGAGGCCAAAGAGTCGGTGGAGATCAAAAACGAAAACCAGACGCTGGCTACGATCACCCTGCAAAACTACTTCCGCCTCTACGACAAGCTCGCCGGCATGACCGGTACCGCCGAGACCGAGGCCAGCGAGTTGTACCAGGTGTACAAGCTGCACGTGATGGCGATTCCTACCAACCGCGAAAACCAGCGCGAAGACATGACTGACCTGGTGTATAAGACCCAGGAGGCAAAGTTTGAGGCAGTGGTAGAAGATATTGCCGAGCGCGTGGCCAAAGGCCAGCCGGTGCTGGTGGGTACCACCTCGGTGGAGCGTTCGGAGTACCTGTCTAAGCTGCTGCAGCGCCGCGGCATTAAGCACAATGTGCTCAACGCGAAGTTCCACGAGCAAGAAGCGCAGATCGTGGCCCAGGCAGGTTTGCCTGGTGCTGTGACGGTGGCTACCAACATGGCAGGCCGTGGTACCGACATCGTGCTTGGCGGCAACCCCGACATCATTGCCGACCTCAACCTGCGTGAGCGCGGCCTGGATCCGGTGGATACCCCTGAGGAATACGAGGCGGCGTGGGATGAGGAACTCGCCCGCGTGAAGGCTCGTGGCGAGAAGCTTGCCGACGAAGTGCGTGACGCAGGCGGGCTGTATGTGCTTGGTACCGAGCGCCATGAATCTCGACGCATTGATAATCAGCTTCGTGGTCGCGCTGGCCGCCAGGGCGATCCCGGCACCACGCGCTTCTACCTCTCCATGCGCGATGACCTCATGGTGCGCTTTGTTGGCCAGTCCATGGAAAACATGATGAATCGCCTGAACGTGCCGGATAATGTGCCGATCGAGGCGAAGATGGTGACCAACTCCATCAAGGGTGTGCAAACCCAGGTGGAGAATCAGAACTTTGAGATGCGCAAGAACGTGCTCAAGTACGACGAGGTCATGAATGAGCAGCGCAAGGTGATTTATCGCGAGCGCCGCGAGATCCTTGAGGCCGCCGATATTGCCGATAACGTCCAGCACATGATCGACGACACGATCAACGCCTATGTCGATGGTGCCACCGCCAATGGTTATGTGGAGGACTGGGACCTAGATTCGCTGTGGCACGCCCTTGAGTCGCTCTACGGCCCGCGGGTCAGCAGCGAGGAATTGATCGAGGGCAGCGAGTATGGTGCCTCCGGTGAGCTTGGCGCCGAGGATCTGCGTGAGGCCTTGCTTGACGACGCCCACGCGCAGTACAAGGAACTCGAAACCATGGTGGCATCCGTCGGTGGAGACTCGCAGATGCGCAACCTTGAGCGCATGGTGATCCTGCCGGTGATCGACCAGAAGTGGCGCGAGCACCTCTACGAGATGGACTACCTCAAAGAGGGCATTGGCTTGCGTGCGATGGCGCAGCGCGACCCGCTGGTGGAATACCAAAAAGAAGGCGGCGATATGTTCAACGCCATGAAAGACGGCATCAAGGAAGAAACGGTGCGTCAATTGTTCATGGTGCGCAAGCAATTCGAGCAGCAGGAGCAACCCACCGCTGCCGAGTAA
- the rsrA gene encoding mycothiol system anti-sigma-R factor: protein MDSMHRDCNCAEIHASMFALVDEELSAADCERLRAHLEACPGCAERVAAEVELRSLLRQCCCGPAPQQLRQRITYSIRVERREYK, encoded by the coding sequence ATGGACAGCATGCACCGAGATTGCAATTGTGCAGAGATTCACGCCTCAATGTTTGCGCTAGTCGACGAAGAGCTCAGCGCCGCAGATTGCGAGCGACTGCGCGCCCACCTCGAGGCCTGCCCGGGTTGTGCCGAAAGAGTCGCCGCCGAGGTGGAACTGCGCTCCTTATTAAGGCAGTGCTGTTGTGGGCCAGCACCCCAACAGTTGCGCCAAAGGATCACCTATTCCATCCGCGTGGAGCGCCGGGAATATAAATAA
- the aroA gene encoding 3-phosphoshikimate 1-carboxyvinyltransferase — translation MPKFWNAPHVDTPIRARVTVPGSKSMSNRALVLAALADGPSTIRGALQSRDSSLMCEGLKAMGTGIEAGETIRVVPAPLHGATVDCGLAGTVMRFLPPVAALAQGTVLFDGDEQAKSRPMDTILNALRAVGVQVDGNSLPFSVHGDGQPQGGEVSIDASSSSQFLSGLLLSAARYGQGMRIRHIGSHLPSTPHIDMSIAMLREAGVQVTQPEPHVWEVAPGSIAGREWNIEPDLSNATPFMAAAAVTGGEVSIAHWPESTTQPGDQIRGILETMGCQVERRGSDLCVIGPERGALRGVEQDMGDIGELTPTVAALAALAQSPSYLSNIAHLRGHETDRLSALATEINRLGGRCIEHPDALEIQPAALHGGQWYSYADHRMATAGAIIGLRVAGVEVENIETTAKTLPGFAQMWQTMIDSKES, via the coding sequence ATGCCGAAGTTTTGGAATGCACCGCATGTGGATACCCCAATTCGCGCCAGGGTTACTGTGCCCGGCTCGAAGTCGATGAGCAACCGCGCCCTGGTGCTCGCAGCCCTAGCCGATGGGCCTTCAACGATTCGCGGCGCACTCCAAAGCCGAGATTCCTCTTTAATGTGCGAGGGCCTCAAAGCGATGGGCACCGGCATCGAAGCTGGTGAAACCATCCGCGTGGTTCCAGCACCGCTGCATGGCGCCACGGTGGATTGTGGCCTCGCCGGCACCGTGATGCGCTTTCTACCGCCGGTGGCAGCCCTTGCGCAGGGCACAGTGCTTTTCGACGGCGACGAGCAGGCAAAATCCCGCCCGATGGACACCATCTTGAACGCCCTACGAGCAGTCGGTGTGCAAGTAGACGGCAATAGCTTGCCGTTTTCCGTCCACGGCGATGGCCAACCCCAAGGTGGCGAGGTCAGCATTGATGCCTCAAGTTCCTCGCAATTTCTTTCCGGCCTGCTGCTTTCTGCCGCCCGCTATGGCCAAGGGATGCGTATTCGCCACATCGGCTCGCACCTGCCTAGTACGCCCCATATCGATATGAGCATTGCCATGTTGCGTGAGGCAGGAGTGCAGGTGACCCAACCCGAACCCCATGTGTGGGAGGTAGCACCAGGTAGCATCGCAGGCCGCGAATGGAACATTGAGCCGGACCTTTCCAATGCCACGCCCTTTATGGCCGCTGCTGCCGTCACCGGCGGCGAGGTGTCTATTGCGCACTGGCCAGAAAGCACCACCCAGCCAGGTGATCAGATCCGTGGCATCTTAGAAACCATGGGCTGCCAGGTAGAACGCCGTGGCAGCGATTTGTGCGTGATTGGCCCAGAGCGCGGTGCACTTCGTGGTGTGGAACAAGATATGGGCGATATTGGCGAGCTCACCCCCACGGTGGCAGCGCTTGCCGCGCTTGCGCAAAGCCCAAGCTATTTAAGCAATATTGCGCATCTACGCGGCCACGAAACCGATCGGCTTTCCGCCCTTGCCACCGAGATCAACCGGCTTGGAGGGCGCTGCATCGAGCACCCAGATGCCCTAGAAATCCAACCGGCGGCGTTGCATGGTGGCCAGTGGTATTCCTATGCCGATCACCGCATGGCCACCGCCGGTGCGATTATCGGATTGCGGGTTGCAGGCGTGGAGGTTGAAAATATTGAAACCACCGCCAAAACACTGCCCGGTTTTGCTCAGATGTGGCAGACGATGATCGATTCGAAGGAGAGCTAA
- the rsgA gene encoding ribosome small subunit-dependent GTPase A: MARRWDESDVKIRPGKGSRPRTKDRPQHKDAKFGMVVSKDRGRWGVVLDGQHQPVVAMRAREMGRTPVEVGDRVGIVGDTSGRPGSLARIVKLAQRTSVLRRTADDTDPYERIVVANADQLLIVSAVADPEPRAGFIERALVAAFVGNLQPIIGLTKSDLADPSAFAAEFATLDVPVLLCGVDDPLEPVINQVAGKRTALIGHSGVGKSTLVNRLIPEAQRETGEVSGVGKGRHTSTQAVALELSQGGWIIDTPGIRSFGLAHVEADTVVEVFDDLREAIEACPRGCTHIGPPADPQCALDTFEADSPTGRRVSAVRKLLVALRSNETY, from the coding sequence ATGGCCAGGCGTTGGGATGAAAGCGATGTGAAAATCCGCCCTGGCAAAGGTTCACGCCCTCGCACCAAAGACCGCCCCCAGCACAAGGACGCAAAGTTCGGGATGGTGGTAAGCAAAGACCGCGGCCGGTGGGGCGTGGTACTCGATGGCCAGCACCAGCCCGTAGTGGCCATGCGAGCCCGCGAGATGGGGCGCACCCCTGTGGAGGTGGGCGATAGGGTCGGCATCGTCGGCGATACATCCGGACGCCCTGGATCTTTAGCCAGAATTGTCAAACTTGCCCAACGCACCTCAGTACTTCGGCGCACCGCCGATGACACAGACCCTTATGAGCGCATCGTGGTGGCCAACGCCGATCAATTGCTCATCGTGTCTGCGGTGGCCGATCCCGAACCTCGCGCCGGGTTTATTGAACGCGCCCTCGTGGCAGCATTTGTGGGCAATCTCCAGCCGATTATTGGTCTGACCAAATCTGATCTTGCAGATCCTTCCGCTTTCGCAGCAGAGTTTGCAACCCTCGATGTACCCGTGCTGCTCTGCGGTGTGGATGATCCCCTCGAACCCGTGATCAACCAGGTGGCCGGCAAGCGCACAGCGCTCATCGGCCATTCCGGTGTGGGCAAATCCACCCTGGTAAATCGCCTGATCCCAGAGGCTCAAAGAGAAACTGGAGAGGTCTCAGGTGTGGGCAAAGGCCGCCACACCTCCACTCAGGCGGTAGCCCTTGAGCTTTCGCAGGGCGGCTGGATTATTGATACCCCTGGTATCCGCTCCTTTGGCTTAGCCCACGTAGAAGCCGACACCGTGGTTGAAGTCTTTGATGATCTCCGCGAGGCCATTGAGGCCTGCCCGCGTGGCTGCACGCATATCGGCCCGCCGGCAGACCCACAGTGCGCCCTCGATACCTTCGAGGCCGACTCCCCTACCGGCAGGCGAGTTTCTGCGGTGCGCAAACTTCTGGTGGCACTGCGATCCAATGAGACGTACTAA
- a CDS encoding WhiB family transcriptional regulator codes for MDWRHEAICRDEDPELFFPVGNSGPALAQVAAAKVVCNRCPVTSQCLAWALETGQDAGVWGGMSEDERRALKRRKNRGRRARISA; via the coding sequence ATGGATTGGCGCCACGAAGCAATCTGCCGCGATGAAGACCCAGAGCTGTTCTTCCCCGTTGGCAACTCAGGCCCTGCACTCGCTCAGGTCGCCGCAGCGAAAGTTGTATGCAACCGCTGCCCCGTGACCTCCCAGTGCCTGGCATGGGCACTCGAAACCGGCCAGGACGCCGGCGTATGGGGCGGCATGAGCGAAGACGAGCGTCGTGCACTCAAGCGTCGCAAGAACCGCGGCCGTCGCGCCCGCATCTCCGCCTAA
- a CDS encoding fatty acid desaturase family protein, which yields MAIDNIKAYSHLSDEDIQEIGRRLDAIKAEVTQDLGERDAAYIKNLIRFQRSLEVAGRAVLLFSGKKKAWLAGTSLLSLSKILENLEIGHNVLHGQWDWMNDPVIHSSTWEWDLVCPSSQWMHSHNYVHHTYTNVIGMDNDVGYGVLRVTRDRSWTPMHAFQPLINTVLASLFQWAVGYYDVELGKYFSGRKSWEETAEKFWETTKKASRQTARDYLLFPALSGKNFGHTLSANATANFVRSLWAYAVIFCGHFPDEAETFSKEQFKNEDHNEWYLRQMLGSANFHGGKILTILSGNLNYQIEHHLFPDMPSNRLAQVGRKVQALCVEFDLPYNVDSFPKQLAKVQRTLLKLSLPNKYLRATPDNAPEVRSNRAFEPIEHQLWVGAKHGVRRGLKTGLKLLKELRKHV from the coding sequence ATGGCAATTGACAATATCAAGGCCTATTCCCACCTCAGCGACGAAGATATTCAAGAAATCGGCAGGAGGCTGGATGCCATCAAAGCCGAGGTAACCCAAGACTTAGGCGAACGCGATGCGGCCTATATTAAAAACCTCATCCGCTTCCAGCGCAGCCTGGAGGTAGCTGGGCGTGCAGTATTGCTGTTTAGCGGCAAGAAAAAGGCCTGGCTTGCAGGTACCTCGCTGCTTTCGCTTTCGAAGATCCTTGAAAACCTCGAAATTGGCCACAACGTGCTGCATGGCCAATGGGATTGGATGAACGATCCCGTGATCCACTCCAGCACCTGGGAATGGGATCTGGTGTGCCCCTCTTCGCAGTGGATGCATTCGCACAACTACGTCCACCACACCTACACCAATGTCATCGGCATGGATAACGACGTGGGATATGGCGTATTGCGCGTTACCCGCGATCGCTCCTGGACCCCAATGCATGCATTCCAGCCGCTGATTAACACCGTATTGGCCAGCCTGTTTCAGTGGGCAGTGGGCTACTACGATGTCGAGCTTGGCAAATACTTTTCCGGCAGGAAGTCTTGGGAGGAAACAGCAGAGAAGTTCTGGGAAACCACCAAGAAGGCCAGCCGCCAAACAGCTCGCGACTACCTGCTCTTTCCCGCACTTTCTGGAAAGAACTTCGGCCATACCCTAAGTGCGAATGCCACCGCCAACTTTGTGCGATCACTGTGGGCCTATGCCGTGATCTTCTGCGGGCACTTCCCAGACGAAGCCGAAACCTTTAGCAAAGAGCAGTTTAAAAACGAAGACCACAATGAGTGGTATCTGCGCCAGATGCTTGGATCAGCCAATTTCCACGGCGGGAAGATCCTGACCATTCTTTCTGGAAATCTGAACTACCAGATCGAACACCACCTCTTTCCCGATATGCCTTCGAATCGCCTTGCCCAAGTAGGGCGCAAGGTGCAGGCACTGTGTGTGGAATTCGATCTGCCCTATAACGTAGATAGCTTTCCAAAGCAGCTAGCAAAGGTGCAACGAACCTTGCTCAAGCTCAGCTTGCCCAATAAGTACCTCCGGGCAACCCCGGATAACGCCCCCGAGGTGCGCTCAAATAGGGCCTTTGAGCCCATCGAGCATCAACTCTGGGTGGGCGCAAAACATGGAGTGCGCCGCGGGCTGAAAACGGGGCTGAAGCTGCTCAAGGAGCTCAGGAAGCACGTTTAG
- a CDS encoding 50S ribosomal protein bL37 produces MSKRGRKRKDRRKKGANHGKRPNA; encoded by the coding sequence ATGAGCAAGCGTGGACGTAAGCGCAAGGACCGTCGCAAGAAGGGCGCCAACCACGGCAAGCGCCCCAACGCTTAA
- a CDS encoding SOS response-associated peptidase yields MCGRFVLFTTEDALIEAARDTAGYEQVTAPQGLPRARYNIAPTTPIAILRAHNAQEASLEPARWGLIPHWKRDDSGPPLFNARAETVREKPSFRSAFQHGRCAIPMDGYYEWHNKQPYWISTGHVIWVAGLVQDNDGQLSATMITTDSEAPLEWIHHRMPRFLAPGQIKQWMLGSDEEAAELLVPGPTEGFEAKAADPAVGNVRNDYPELLQPAGLF; encoded by the coding sequence ATGTGTGGACGCTTCGTGTTATTTACCACCGAGGATGCCCTAATTGAGGCTGCTCGCGATACCGCAGGCTATGAACAAGTCACAGCACCCCAGGGATTGCCGCGGGCGCGCTATAACATCGCCCCAACCACACCCATTGCCATCCTCAGGGCGCACAATGCCCAGGAGGCAAGCCTAGAACCGGCGCGATGGGGATTAATTCCGCACTGGAAACGCGACGATTCTGGGCCACCGCTTTTTAATGCCCGCGCCGAAACGGTGCGAGAAAAGCCGAGCTTTCGATCCGCCTTTCAGCACGGCCGCTGTGCGATCCCCATGGACGGCTACTACGAGTGGCACAATAAGCAGCCCTATTGGATCAGCACCGGGCACGTGATTTGGGTCGCAGGGCTTGTCCAAGACAATGATGGCCAACTCAGTGCCACGATGATCACCACCGACTCAGAAGCACCACTGGAGTGGATTCATCACCGGATGCCGCGGTTTTTAGCTCCTGGGCAGATTAAGCAGTGGATGCTCGGCAGCGATGAGGAAGCCGCCGAATTGCTCGTACCTGGCCCCACCGAAGGTTTTGAGGCCAAAGCGGCTGACCCGGCGGTGGGGAATGTGCGCAATGATTACCCCGAATTACTCCAGCCGGCAGGGTTGTTTTAG
- a CDS encoding HAD-IA family hydrolase, which yields MRGLIVDYVGVLDGSEESQRRWQQLLGALKAAGIGIAILSNDPGGPGAAPIRAFKDRGLVDAVVLSGEIGVEKPEAGAFEFAAEAIELPMKDCVMVDDSILNVRAAVDNGLVGVYYQQFDRAVVEITGLFGIQGEF from the coding sequence ATGCGTGGACTCATCGTTGATTATGTGGGCGTGCTCGATGGCTCGGAGGAGTCGCAGCGCCGCTGGCAGCAACTGCTCGGTGCGCTGAAGGCTGCTGGCATTGGCATTGCCATTTTGTCCAATGATCCAGGCGGCCCCGGTGCCGCCCCGATCCGTGCGTTTAAAGATCGTGGGCTTGTCGACGCAGTCGTGCTTTCCGGTGAGATCGGTGTGGAAAAGCCCGAGGCTGGTGCCTTTGAGTTTGCAGCAGAGGCCATTGAGCTGCCGATGAAAGACTGCGTGATGGTTGACGATTCCATCCTCAATGTTCGCGCTGCGGTGGATAATGGCCTGGTGGGCGTGTACTACCAGCAATTCGATCGTGCCGTGGTGGAAATTACCGGCCTGTTCGGCATCCAAGGGGAGTTCTAG
- a CDS encoding DUF6912 family protein translates to MRVYIPATFELLRTLAQEGEVPVRSGYVFGVTPALREFYTSGDEEEIAHSAFEDASLASIRLLAIGDDLHPHRRAVISADVPDAAISFMPDLGESVMQLDPAVIAFDQVAAIHVDTQGNEQATAAAIEVIDQADLGVEDAELCVGDALDQFMAWYDPSELSVLVQLA, encoded by the coding sequence GTGCGCGTTTATATCCCTGCCACCTTCGAGCTGCTGCGCACCCTTGCCCAAGAAGGCGAAGTGCCGGTGCGTTCTGGCTATGTCTTCGGTGTGACTCCCGCGTTGCGCGAGTTTTATACCTCCGGCGATGAGGAAGAAATCGCGCATTCTGCTTTTGAGGATGCTTCCTTGGCCTCGATTCGCCTCCTTGCCATTGGCGATGATCTGCACCCGCACCGCCGCGCCGTGATTTCGGCAGATGTGCCAGACGCAGCCATTAGCTTCATGCCTGATCTGGGCGAGTCGGTGATGCAATTGGATCCTGCAGTGATCGCTTTTGATCAGGTGGCTGCCATTCATGTTGATACTCAAGGCAATGAGCAGGCTACGGCCGCAGCCATTGAGGTAATTGATCAAGCCGACCTCGGTGTTGAGGATGCGGAGCTGTGCGTAGGCGATGCTCTTGATCAATTCATGGCTTGGTATGACCCAAGCGAGCTTTCAGTACTGGTGCAGCTAGCCTAG
- the ybaK gene encoding Cys-tRNA(Pro) deacylase, giving the protein MAKRQHAATPALNMLIAANVEHTVHQFEAGKNNFGSQAAQELGLPETQVFKTLVVELSGKTTSGLAVACVPVANSLNLKAVAKALGASKATMADPHKAQLSTGYIPGGISPFGQKRQLPTLLDSHALDFDRIYVSGGKRGLDIGLAPQDLLKVLSAKLAPIAC; this is encoded by the coding sequence ATGGCGAAACGGCAACACGCGGCAACACCGGCGCTCAATATGCTCATCGCGGCCAATGTCGAGCACACCGTGCATCAGTTTGAGGCAGGCAAGAATAACTTCGGCAGCCAAGCCGCCCAAGAACTCGGTCTGCCCGAAACGCAAGTATTTAAAACCCTCGTGGTGGAGCTTTCAGGCAAGACCACCTCCGGTTTGGCAGTGGCCTGCGTACCTGTGGCCAATAGCTTGAACCTCAAGGCAGTAGCCAAGGCCTTAGGCGCTTCCAAAGCCACCATGGCCGACCCGCACAAAGCCCAGCTCAGCACCGGGTATATTCCCGGCGGCATCTCGCCTTTTGGCCAAAAGCGCCAACTACCAACGCTGCTTGATTCCCACGCTTTAGACTTCGATCGCATCTACGTCTCAGGTGGCAAGCGCGGGCTTGATATTGGGCTAGCCCCACAGGATCTGCTGAAGGTCTTAAGCGCCAAGCTCGCGCCCATCGCCTGCTAA
- a CDS encoding sigma-70 family RNA polymerase sigma factor, translated as MAENTKELHERFEAEALPLLDQLYGGALRMTRNPADAEDLVQETYIKAFQAFESFQPGTNLKAWLYRIMTNTYINSYRKKQRQPSQSSAEDISDHQLFATSSHDSTGLESAEVEALKNLPDKEIAEAMNNLSEDYRMVVYYADVEGLAYKEIAEIMGTPLGTVMSRLHRGRKQLREALKDVAAEHGIGVVSGKGNATQGAEAGVTHSATASATGKGAK; from the coding sequence GTGGCTGAAAACACCAAAGAGCTGCACGAGCGCTTTGAAGCTGAGGCGTTGCCGTTGCTCGACCAACTCTATGGCGGTGCGCTGCGCATGACTCGCAACCCAGCAGATGCCGAAGACCTGGTGCAAGAAACCTATATCAAGGCGTTTCAGGCTTTTGAAAGTTTTCAGCCTGGCACCAACCTCAAGGCATGGCTCTACCGAATCATGACCAATACCTATATCAACTCCTATCGCAAAAAGCAGCGCCAGCCTTCGCAATCCTCGGCGGAAGATATTAGCGATCACCAACTGTTTGCTACCTCCTCGCATGATTCCACCGGCCTGGAATCTGCCGAGGTGGAGGCGCTAAAAAACCTTCCGGATAAAGAAATCGCAGAGGCGATGAATAACCTTTCGGAGGACTACCGCATGGTGGTGTACTACGCCGATGTGGAAGGTCTTGCCTATAAAGAGATCGCAGAAATCATGGGCACTCCACTGGGAACCGTGATGAGTCGCCTCCACCGTGGAAGAAAGCAACTGCGTGAAGCGTTGAAGGATGTAGCAGCAGAACACGGTATTGGTGTTGTAAGTGGAAAAGGCAATGCAACCCAAGGCGCCGAAGCTGGCGTCACTCACAGCGCCACAGCCAGCGCCACAGGCAAGGGAGCGAAGTAA
- a CDS encoding ferredoxin reductase produces the protein MARSRTQDRLASMRGLLKRFTTPLLPDDYSAVLNPLWSTRELRGRIEDVRRHGDVVLLEITPGWGVQTNFKPGQYIGIGVEVDGRYVWRSYSLTNAPDSNQGRFSIAVKAVEKGKLSQHLIGTASPGTAIRIAAPAGDFYLPNPVPAKIAFITAGTGITPVISMLRGMQERQEFGQSDVVLHHSVRSLNDHVFAEVLEQFAKDIRIHIRQTSIEGRLQAEDLEQLEPDLRQREIFACGPAEMLDYWQQWAGDDVAFHSERFSLQRSSDAEGGTIEFSNGGKATAASGTTILEAGEAAGIPMPFGCRMGICHTCVRQLEQGEVIDLLSGETHESGQRVRTCVSVPKGDIRVQT, from the coding sequence ATGGCGCGTTCTCGCACGCAAGACCGCCTCGCTTCCATGCGCGGTCTACTCAAGCGCTTTACCACCCCCTTGCTGCCCGATGATTACTCGGCAGTGCTCAATCCCTTGTGGTCTACCAGAGAACTGCGCGGGCGGATCGAAGATGTCCGCCGCCACGGCGATGTGGTGCTCCTAGAGATCACACCCGGCTGGGGAGTGCAGACGAACTTTAAGCCCGGCCAATATATCGGCATCGGGGTAGAAGTAGATGGCCGATACGTCTGGCGCAGCTACTCTCTCACCAACGCGCCCGATAGCAACCAGGGCCGCTTTTCCATCGCCGTGAAGGCTGTAGAAAAAGGCAAGCTTTCCCAGCACCTCATCGGCACGGCAAGCCCCGGTACTGCCATTCGGATTGCCGCACCCGCAGGCGATTTCTATTTGCCCAATCCAGTGCCTGCAAAGATTGCCTTTATTACCGCAGGCACCGGCATTACCCCGGTGATCAGCATGCTTCGGGGCATGCAAGAACGCCAAGAATTTGGCCAAAGCGATGTGGTGCTCCACCACAGTGTGCGAAGCCTCAACGACCACGTCTTTGCCGAGGTGCTTGAGCAATTCGCCAAGGATATCCGCATCCACATCCGCCAAACCTCCATCGAAGGCAGGCTGCAAGCTGAAGATCTAGAGCAGCTCGAACCCGATTTGCGCCAAAGAGAAATCTTTGCCTGCGGTCCTGCAGAGATGCTGGATTATTGGCAGCAGTGGGCAGGCGATGATGTGGCCTTTCATAGCGAACGCTTTAGCTTGCAGCGCAGCAGCGATGCCGAGGGCGGCACCATCGAATTTTCAAACGGCGGGAAAGCAACCGCAGCCAGCGGCACCACCATCTTGGAAGCCGGAGAAGCAGCAGGGATCCCTATGCCCTTTGGTTGCCGCATGGGTATCTGCCATACCTGCGTGCGTCAGCTTGAACAAGGCGAAGTGATTGATCTGTTAAGCGGGGAAACACATGAGTCAGGCCAGCGAGTACGCACCTGTGTAAGCGTGCCCAAAGGCGATATCCGCGTGCAGACCTAA